The following coding sequences lie in one Flavobacteriales bacterium genomic window:
- a CDS encoding IS3 family transposase, whose protein sequence is VAESFFKTLKTECVYRQTYLSKSEAEMSIFDCLETWYNRE, encoded by the coding sequence GTGGCTGAAAGCTTTTTCAAAACCTTAAAAACAGAATGCGTTTACAGACAAACCTACCTTTCTAAAAGCGAAGCAGAAATGTCAATTTTCGACTGCTTGGAAACGTGGTATAACAGAGAATGA